Genomic DNA from Penaeus vannamei isolate JL-2024 unplaced genomic scaffold, ASM4276789v1 unanchor4937, whole genome shotgun sequence:
ttaaattaaaaacaaaaggaggttctttacaaagaaatacatataaaatatcagcaatataaaaaggaaggaacatatatacaggaatttaAACAAGCGATAAAATGGTTTTCCGTGGGCTAGCTGAAGGGGTTTGGCGCCAAATGCCCGTTGATGATTTTCTTCAACCTCTTGTCCGTCGCCATCTTGGGCGCCATCTTGCCAAATCCGTATTttcgagggcgacctcccgacgtcatccttcacaggcctcgagcaggaaatcggggcgtcgtcggctcgtaatactggccatctctcctcgtaatttggaagaaatgcccagggcgtcgccatcgtcctcctacagcgcctccgtcaggtgcacccttctgcagtgcctccgccATCGCCTCCGTCGGGATCCTCACGCCCTGGTCCAAAATGCGATTTCTTTTCTCGGGGCTTCTTAGGGGGGGTTCCGGTGATGCTGAGCGGGGTGTGGGTCGTCAGAAGAGGCAGTAAGAGCGGCAGCTCACTACACCATGGCGGTTCCGTATATATAGCGACGTCTTGCTGACATCACTGCCTTCATTTTCACTAATTTTATAATTAGACATAATTAGAATATGGAAAACTGATGGTACATAGTTAACAGTTTaagacaaacaattaaaaaacattgaaaaataaAGCCTCTTATAAGTACTAACGTCATCGACATATCTAAAAAGCTAAAGGGACGATTTCAATAatgtaaaacatgaataaaatcatTTAAAGGATAAAATCATATCACTAAGATGCAAATACATGTAATAACaagacaagtttataaaatgaaaataaacaccgTCATgctcatttagagagagagagagagagagagagagagagagagagagttataattTTCATGTGAAACTGCTGCTCTACAAGACTGTTTAAAAATCCTGGAAAAGGCAAGGAAGACTGCACTAAGTAGCTTATCAAaactacacatatattaataataaaaaataccttATTTCCTACTtcttaatgttaataataatgttcctTTTACATATGTCCTTAAGAACAACAGATTCATCATGCAAGTACATGAACTCTCTGTGAATATAACCTTTGACCATCATTGATAGGAATTATTATTGTCTCACCTCAACTAGGGCGTCAATGGTCTTTGACGCCCTCTCATGTTCCTTGCGAAGGGCACAGAGTTCCTGTTAAGTGAAGCACACTCTGTTAGATGTATAATTACATTTACacaattatagatatgtatattcgtgtgtattcatatgtgcgtatatacgtatgtgtatatatacatacacaacacacatacatatcccctcccctctatattcccctttttcttgccgtctttttctctctcttcccctcccttttctctttcaccccctttctctcttgcacccccctctctctctatctatctatttcttcccctcctcctctccccctcctctctcttcatattcctctctctgttcCGCTCCCTtaatctttcttcccctcctctaattttacttcccccctctctctctttcttctcctctcattctctcaccccccccccctctctctctctctcttcccccctctctctttctttctctctcttcccccctctctctttctttctctctcttcccccctctctctttctccaccccctctatatctctcttccctcccttctcttgttctcttccccttatctcgctctcttgccccttccccttcccctactctctcttaccctctttccctcaatccctctctttcccttcccttctccctcccttgcatcttcctttccttttattccacTGACCTGTGCAAGATTCTCGTGTTCCTGTTTCACCTTCCCGTTGCCAAGCTCCTTGAAGACTCTGATAATGTCGGGCACTTTCATTATCACAGTCAAGACAACTTCAGCGATTTGTAAGGCCACTGAcatctataataaaaataataaggtaaataatgaatgtaaataaatatatatatgacgtattatgccttttttacctcttctttttttcgatgTCGACAATGTAGAGCGAAAGAAGCAAGGCAAAAttagagacaaggaggaagagaggaaagtagataatgatatacagagagaaagagaaaaggagagagggagtcccTGTACGATGTCTAATTTGCTTTCGAATCCTTTTCTCCAACACGTTTGACAAGATGTTTCGACGGCTCGGGAGCCCCTGCTTTGGCGTCCGGTACAAGTTGTTCCTCatgtcctcctcgccctctttgcGGCCAGGCGAACAAGACGAGATGACGTCACTCGCATTTGTGCATATAAACACTGACAGTTGTGGGCAATCAGAAGATTATGGTAATTGAAGTTATCAAGGGTTATTTCAGTTCTTGTCTTCCGAAAATTAGTTGCCTGTGCATCAGAGTAATTATAAGCCTATATACTCTAAAATAAACACGCATAAAAAACAGCGAATGTTAACTTCACAGCTGGATGCATTGTGGGTAATGAAGGCCTCAGAGGCTTCCGACCGCGACCTCGTTGTCTTGCTCGTCCTGACAGCTTACCCGGACGAGCAAGATAAGGGATTCCGAACGCAGCAATGCAGGAGGGGAGTAACCACAGCATTCGAGGAATCCCTCGGCGCTAAAAACACATCACAGCAAATATAGATCGAGAAGCGCCGTCATTCCTGTGCTGGTGATCATGATGAATTAGCAATAATCGACATTTTGGGTATTTAATGTTAACACTTCCTCGGCAAACCATGACATAGGAGATGGAAACGGAATATGTGAGAGAAATGTAAAATATAtctaaaggagggagggggagggaaggagagtgtgagagagaagaggggaggacagagtggtgatggcgatggtgttcctgctgctgatgatgatggtgctgatgatggtactagtagtggtaataatgatgatgacggcaattttaatgataatggtaataataacgacaataactggggaggaggaggataatggccataggggtaatggtaataatgatgacataataatcatgataacgatgacgagGGCAATGAAGAGGAAGTGTAAACAGGAGAATGCCGATCAAGACAAAGGAAAACAACAGTACGAACACtatgggccgtactttaaaaacgtTCGAACGGAGGCGCCCGCGGTTTGGCGCTCACGAGGGGCTCGAATCCTCACCCAAAAGACAAGCAAGCGCAATGGACAGCCAGCGTCTCTGCTGCCGCTCGGCCGCCACGGAAGGTGCTATCTTCGACAATGACCGCTACTATCAAGCGAATCAAAACATAATATTAGCTCGAAATTTGATTGTGTTGACATTTTCAGATTGGCTGTCACTTTAAATACCAATTAATCATTTCTTAATGTACAACTAAACttataaaaagctaaaaaaaaagtttgttgacTAACCAAAATAATgagtcacgcacatacacactgatactgtcacacatgcacacaatctcTCTAACATATGTAAGCgtgcatatacgcatacacaataTTTATGAGCacagtatttatgtgtgtttttttccccttaaccCTTCTCACCTGCTAATTTTTCCATGTATTTCATTCCCattgtaattttgattattaatagcattactgTTTACTTGTTCCTTTGTAAGAATAATATCCCTGTTCTATGTGAAAATATCCGCAAATCAATCTTCCCTGGCACATATCAAATGACATATTTATCAAATTCATGTTTCCTAAATGAAATGCGTCATGTCTTAGTTGCTTAATGGGTTGCTTACAGTAGTAATGGGATATGAGGgcgtaatgtatatacattttcaagTTTTCTAAATTTTCAAGCAAATATTCCATGAACTGAGTTTGCTCTAATTGTGTATAGCAATCAATGTTTGCCAAAAATCTGCTGTTTTACAGAGGTCGTGGACAAGCACCATATATCATAGTTCTAGAAAAGGAACACATGCACATCGTATTATAATACCAAATTACACCAGGAAAATTAGAAATACCCTGACATTTTTGACATTGTTTGCAGGGTTCAGCTTTCAGGGGCCAGACCTATCGTTGGAAAATGCTTACATCTTACAGCAATGTTACTTTTGATACATTCATTGACAAACTCCTGAGATAATTCAAGACTATCTACTAATTTTAATTACAGTCCAGCTACAGCCAACACCTATAAGTATTGAAAGTAATATCAAagctgtgtgtatgcacatacgcacatatatatatatatatatatatatatatatatatatatatatatatatatatatatatatatgtatgtatgtatatataagagtgtgtgtgtgtgtgtgtgtgtgcatacacaaacacacacacatatctatatgtacattatatatatgtatatgcacacatatatatatttatatatatgtatatatatgtgtgtgtgtgtttgtgtatgtgtgtgtgtgtgcacacacacatatatatacgcatacaaacacacacacgcacgcacacaaacacacacacacacacatatatactcatacaaacacacacacgcgcgcgcacacacacacatacacatacacacaaacaaacaaacacagacacacatgccatAAGCTAAGCAATATTTCGGCTGCGCCCAGACtagcaaaatgcgaaatattCGTTATTTGTGCATGTTACCATCTTGTTCAAGTCATGGAATGCGTGTTAATGGATGTGCTAAATACGGTGGTTTCATATTCATTAAATTTTTAAGAAATAACGGCGAATAAGGGGACCTACGTGAGGTGAGGAATCttggacagatatatacatacagtaaagtcttctcaaaatatttcgattTTAAAATAGTTGCTAAATGATCATACAAATACTATCCAAATTTTCTGTGTCGTTGTACCTATCATGAAATAGATAACCTCTGAGTGTAGGCTGAACAGTAAAGAAGAAAACTGTCGAATACCTTCGTAAAAGACACATTAGTGCTGGCGCTCCACCGCCACTCAAgttccaataatataacgccGGTTCGGGATGTCGGAACGACAGGCGTTCGAATCTAGGGTGGTTAAATTACGAAACTGGTCCACCGCTTCAAAGTATGGCCCTATTTGTGTCCTATAAGCCATTAGTCGATTGATTTCCTTGCCAGAATGTGTTATGGCGGGCAGCAAAAGTCTTCTCTTCTCTAAAACAAGCACTGTTATTGCACGCTACGAAACAGCCGACTCCAGTACTCACTGTGAAGCGATATCGAATGCCCCCGAATACTGGGTACCACAGGCAAGCGATCTGGTTTGCGGGGTTCACTCATACCAGAATGACAGCTGACGTGGTATGCAGTAAGAGAGCGCCAAATAGATCGAGGTGTCGAGGAAACCGACTCGTGATAAGCTGGTGCGCTGTGATTGGGTGAGATTGGTCGATCGTGATTCGCTCAAAAATTATATCACGACTTATTTTATGTTGAAGTTTGTTTTCGTGAGTATAGAATCCCATAGTAATCTCGTTTTTGACCACAGACTTCTTAAAATTCATTTGCATAGCTATGCTCTTGTGTTTTTAATTTGAACTGTGACGTCATTAATATCAGTGCTAAAAACCGGTTATATCAAATACCTCTGAGGTAAACTCAAAAGTATTTTCTCTCGACAAGCGTTCCATTTTATTAGCAACCTtccaacctttatatatatatatatatatatatatatatatatatatatatatatatatatatatatatatatatcctacaaaaACCGTTTTATATATTCGTTGTCATTACTGTGGAGTTCACAATCCAAAGCAAGCTTATTCAAAAATATCATGTGATGTATTAAaggtagtatacatatatacatatatatacatatttatatatatatatatatatatatatatatatatatatatattatatctatatgataaataaacaattatccTGTTATTTCTGTTGTCTATCATCAACCGACTCGGACGTCACAGCTTATAGGCACCATCAATACTACTTCATGGCTAAGTcatagggccgtactttaaaaccACCGCCAGCTATGCTCGACTTTCTCGGGGCGTTACgcgttttctgcttcttttttaatgttttgtgtatgcatgtgtgtgtatgtgtgtgcctgtgcgtgtaaaTGTGCGCACATGTGCGTGGGTTGGTTAGTGCATGTGAAATTAACCTTGGCTAATGGAAAGAGGTCCTTCCCAGAGGAGAGTCCAGGAGACCAgggacgacgaagacgacgaagacgaccTCAAGAAGGGTCTCCGCATGGACGACGACGACctgctctccctcgccctccacaTGTCCGCACAGGAGGCCGAGAACAAGGAGTACAGGCATCTGGTCGCCGCCTTACTCGACGGCATGGAGGGCGACGTGCAGGTCCTCACGCGAGATATGATATGCATAGGAAATATGTTAACTGTAAACTTGATCATGAGACAAACTTTTCTCTAAGCTGTCCTTCCTGCTAGCAACCCAGTCCCATTGCATCACCTTCGAAATGAGGGCATCAGCATTAATTTCTACACCTGAACCATCGACTTTAGGTCCAACATCAATAAGTTTCAGAGCCAGCATCAGCCTCTCCATCAGGCAAAGCTAAGGCCTGTAGCGGATGTTGTTGCAGAAGACTGACCTGATGAAATGAGATACTTATATGAACATGAACAACGTAAAGCCTAAAGGTCATTGACTCTGCTGGTAACCCACAGGGACTAAATCACTGATATTAACTGTAAcattaataagaaggaaaaaaaatattatcaatatatttgcaGTCTTGTCGCTTTCATTACTTGCTAAGTTACTAAGTGCAGCTTTAATGCTGTGCCATGACCCATTTGCGTTCATTCGGATTGAATTGATGACTGGAATCTTTCCTTGCATTTTCCAGGACTTGCAAACTGTCCTGAAGAGCAGCAATTTTActggaaaatctctctctctctctctctctctctctctctctctctctctctctctctctctctctctctctctctctctctctctctctctctgttactttttTCACCTTATGCGTTTAATATACAGAATTAGAGATAAGAGTTGCTTCCTGCTAGTGAGAGAAAGGCTAAGAGAGAAACTCAGAGTTCCTGGTCTTCTGAATAATCAATTTTACAATAAAAGTGTCATAAGCAGCATACAGTATATTCATTCTCCATAACCATTCAaccatataagtgtatgtatgcatgtaaacacacagacacacatacactatatgtatgtaaatatatatgtatatatatatatatatatttacacagacatatatgcatacttatatacttaagggtctctctctctctctctctctctctctctctctctctatatatatatatatatatatatatatatatatatatatatatatatatatatatatatatatatataatgtatatatatgcatatctatatacatacatatatataaatatatatatatatatatatatatatatatatatatatatatatatacacacacacacacacacatatgtatatgtatgtataaatatatatatatatatatatatatatatatatatatatatatatatatatatatacatatatgtgtgtctgcgtgcatggcatttcttttctcattaagaTAATCTAgaaatataacatacacacacaaacacacattacacacattacaaatacacacacacatacacatacatacaaaagcacacacagacacacatggacacacacaaacaaacacatacactcacataggcacacacaaacacacacacacacacatatatgtgtgagagtgtatatgtgtgtttatgggcATCTTTGGTAGATTACAAACTCCAAACGCGTAGGACTTTGGCTGATGTCGTTATTCTTCATAAACTCCGATTGGCTGGTGAATGCGCTGTTAGACGTAGAATGCGTTACGAAAAAACTATGTACAGTCTCATTTCCCACAGCACGGgcaattatctctctccctttctctctctctctctctttcttctctgtctctgtctctgtctctctctctctctctctctctctctctctctctctctctctctctctctctctctctctctctctctctctctctctctctctctcactctctctctctctccttttctcccatttttttcacaatttttcttctgtctctttctatgtctgtctatctgtctctctctccttttctcccactttctcattatatctcttctgtttctttctctgtctgtctgtgtttacacACATCTTCCGATTACAGGAGcgagatatattttttctcggCTTTACAGAGGCATGTCTTCGAAAGTTGTCTCCCTTTATGGCTAATAAAGGCAGATTACTTGTTcaaactattatatatatgtgctgtaTTCACAACATACAAAATCGAGAAAGGGATTGAGACGCATTCGCTAagaaattgttttcattattcttttaaaaaggaatatataaggCATGGACAGGGTATATTTCTTCGTCCACTAGATACAGGACGCTCTACAATTATATCTAATGCATTTCTGTTGAAAAATATAAGCATAAAATGCCTTTGGtagaaaaaagataatcaaaataggcgccatatataaaatcatttttaaaatcctctctctctatctctctatctctctcttccttttccaattTGCTTATGACTGTATTCACCATATGCCGTAAAAGTCGTGTCTCATGCCTTGAAGGTGAGAACCTTAAAGAAATCAACGGAAAAAGGCATTCATAACGATAACTGCAGTATTTGTTCTGCAACTAAAAAGATCATTTACATGcgcggaaataaaaagaaaaaatcatatccTATATTTCAAATGCATCCTTAGCTCATAAAATGGTCGCAGCTAAACGCTTGACTATCACAGTATATTTATCAACGCCGTTTCATAAACTCGATAAGGTAAAGATCTCTTCAAGGTCTCATGAGGAATGATTAACGCCTCCCAAAATCAAGGGTTATGTTCCCTCCTTATCTTTACAGTACGTGGAGATAAGACTTGCAACTGGgaacaagcattttttttttctctctctcttttcttttcctgttcatATAGTTGTTTCACAAATTCGGATAtcaattttcatttgttttctagtCACTTCTTTCGGTATTATTTGTAGCATACATTTCTCATTTAGAGCCCCTTTCTGCtcatccttgtctctctcttccttttctctttccttcttctccctcctgtctgtatgtctgtcggtctctctctcctcgaccctctcactatgtctttctctctctccctccccccctctccttttcccctctacctctgtctcttctcgccttccctcttcgcatgtgtatgtgtttgtgtgcgtgagtgtgtgtgcgtgtgtttgtgtgtgtgagtgtgtgtgtttgtgtgtgtttgtgtgtgtccggaGTAACGCCAACACCAGCAACACCACTGCCGATGCAACACCAGAAGCCATGAGGGTGACTTGCAATCTCGAGTAGTTTTAAATATTCAAATGATGATACAGACAATAAgaatcgatttatatatatatatatatatatatatatatatatatatatatatataaacaatatatagatagatagatagatagatagatagatagatatattgtctcacacgtgttctttttttttcttttttttttttagagagagagagagagaatgttacagTGTTGTTGAGAACTGTCATTTCGGTATTGTGTTCTCGTCCTTACGTGGGTCACACCATGTCAGATCTTCGCCCTTATGGAGTACTGTCATATTAGTTATTTTCGCGTGACCTAATACACGCCGGAAGGGGCGATACAGGCGTTCACAAAAAGCTTTTGGTGAAAATGAATGACTTTGGTAATCACGTGATAGTCATGATCAAAGTAAGAACGATGATCATGCTAATACTACTGCATCATTCAAACGCTTTATTTGCCTTAAAATCTACATTGGAACAGAAAATattcaaaagaaatgaaaataagggactggattatatattgtttttacaaCTACACAAAGCTTATAAGAGGGAATCGAGATGTTAAATCATCAATCTGACTGAACTTTATTGGTCTTAGTGGATCAATGCATATGGTAAACATAACAGTTCGGTGATATTCTTTGAGAATatcgagtaaattatacaaataactaTGTATCTAGCTACATCTGATATCACACggtgcactctcattggctaaacgtggtgGTCATACAAAATGTGTATGATATTTTATGATTAGtgttttttcaatatattttctttgaaaatggtttactaatgaaaatggtaaaataatattgaaaaaaaagaaaccaaaaattatagaaataaagcAAATATCAAATATTTGATGACGTGGGGCATACctcagaagttgccaactaggattatCAGAAAGATGGAGTAGTTGCACCAATCTAAATATTCTTTGGTGGAACTAGAAaacctattctatttttttcttttcttttcttttttacgcgTTATTGTGGGAAGTGCTCTTCTAATGCCAAGTCTCGATTTTTTGTCATAATGAATTTAGAGCTTGGAAGTTTACGTAAACCTGAATCTAGATCAGATTAAACATTCTCAAAGAATATCACCGAACTGTTATGTTTACCATATGCATTGATCCACTAAGACCAATAAAGTTCAGTCAGATTGATGATTTAACATCTCGATTCCCTCTTATAGGCCTTGTGTAGTTGTAAAACCAATATATAATCCAGtcccttattttcatttcttttgaatATTTTCTGTTCCGATGTAGATTTTAAGGTAAATAAAGCGTTTGAATAagacctctccatccctctctctctctcatggaaaTCAGACACACTGCTGGTGGACTGCAACCTATATACGTATTTGGTCATGCCGTGACTTTCGTGATTTTACTGTCCTTTGGTCATTCGATAATTCCATTTTCCGTTTTTACAATATGCATATGATATGATGAGTTCGGTTTAACTGTTGATGAATACACCTTTTCCGTAGTCCTGCTAGTGATaggaaggaaaaggtagaaaCAGAGCTCGAGATCTATGTAATGAACATTATAATAAACGAATCAAATGCTTTATATAGTATATTCATTCTCCATAACAACTGaacaatgtatgtgtatgcgtgcgtggacacacacacacacacacacacacacacacacacacacacacacacacacacatacacacacacatatatatacataaatacatatctataggtatataaatctatattaatatatatatatatatatatgtgtgtgtgtgtgtgtgtgtgtgtgtgtgtgtgtgtgtgtgtgtgtgtgtgtgtgtaaatatatatatatttatatatattcacatacatacatatacgcataaatagatagatagattgatagatatagatatgtgtgtgtgtgtatatatacacatatatatatatatatatatatatatatatatatatatatatatatatatatatatatatatatatgtatgtatatttatacatatatatatatatgtatatatatatatatatatatatatatatatatatatatatatatatgtatatatatattatatatatgtatgtatatatatacctatatatacatatatatataattatatatatatatatatgtatatatatttagtaataattatgattagtattctgtattattgttaccaatgtatTAATTAACATCCCTAGTTTTGAGATCagtgtgtaaaattcccatattcaaggtttatatatagtatttgccgaGTTTGATCTTGCCGGTTTTGCCTTGATGACGTCAGGGGCTTTGGTCGTAATCTCGTCCCATTTTAGCTCAAgttttctccattaaatgtcTCGTCATTACAAACGTTTcattataatatgtttcaattgcaataatgtattttattcaataatgtgttattttgatttgaatgattttTATGAATTTCTTGACTTACGTTTTTTGTCATAGTTTACTCGATGTCTTAACCTTATAACCTAGTAATTTCCCAGAATACCAATGTTTCCCTAAAATGTGTTTCAGTCATAATAATCTATTGCAATTCAGTAATGTGTTGTATCAATATTGATGGTATTTACGTTATCTTGAATGGTATGGtttgtcatatttacatgatggcttttatagtctagaaatattttcaatactaaatcacttttccaattcatttagagTATAGTGCTCTTGCCATGTTTAATATTGTTGACTGATTTCAAGGTCAAACATGAACTGTTCAACCTGTTGTATcaatctatataataacttttcataaacccttcattttattatctcgatatgtaatgtaaagtcttgatactagtaattcgtatccccctttttcatgttttataaatactattagtgatatgatttatcttaactgttttgtaaatatgttttgtaaactgaaggataatgttccgtatatcctttacagttatttcttgtcatcactgaagatgagtgttgaacactcgaaacgtatgattttgatgttggaagaactgtttttgttcaaagaagataccagtttagttggattaaagaagaaagaaatgcttgtttttctattaacactggtcgtgaagtttattgcatacacacacacacacacacacacacacacacacacacacacacacacacacacacacacacacacacacacacatatatatatatgtgtgtgtgtgtgtgtgtgtatgtgtatgtatatatatatctacacatatctacatatatatatatatgtttatatatatatatatatatatatatatatatatatatatatatatatatatatatatatatatatatgtatatatatatatatatatataagtatatacatttgtatatatatgtatacacacacacacacacacacacacacacacacacacacacacatatatatatatatatatatatatatatatatatatatatatatatatatatatatatatatatatgtttgtcaaagAGATTATTAGTGCCTGAACTAAGTGTAACGACGCTGCTAGGCGTACGACTAAAGCCAACTATAAATCCTTTGTTTCATAACTAATAATGTAAAATGTGTTGCTTTATTGTCTGATAATTGTATGCACATGTGCCACATCTGAAATATTCAAAACTGCAGCAAATATTCAGGAAATGCAGAAAATGCCTATCACACAGGAGATGCAAATGATTACAGAGCGTATCAGTGAAAGGGTTAGCGCAAATCCTGGG
This window encodes:
- the LOC113807728 gene encoding uncharacterized protein (The sequence of the model RefSeq protein was modified relative to this genomic sequence to represent the inferred CDS: added 140 bases not found in genome assembly), yielding MSVALQIAEVVLTVIMKVPDIIRVFKELGNGKVKQEHENLAQELCALRKEHERASKTIDALVESQEQLNQTLQLLTELLIVLNSLSSRPWPDLQESIRDVLGQGGLRQDS